In Novosphingobium kaempferiae, the DNA window TTGGTCGAGATCGAAACCCGCGTGACGCCGGAATCGCAGACGCCCTGGCAGGAAATCCAGCGCAGCCTCGTCGGCCAGTTCGCGACCGGCGCAATCCTCGAAGGCTCGGAGAAGTACCAGCGCATCGCCCAGACGCGCGGCTTGCCGAGGGACAGCCACTGATGGTCAAGGTCATCGCCCGTGACCGTGCGGACGTGCTCGGCGAAGGGCTGTTCTGGGATGCGCGCGCCGGGAAGCTCCTGTGGACCGACATCCTCGGCAAGCGCGTCAACCGCCTGGCGCCGGAGACGGGCGAGGTCGAAAGCTGGGAGATGCCCGACGTCACCGGCTGGATCATCGGCGCGGAGACGGGCGGCTATGTTGCCGGGATCGGCCGCTCGATCGCGCGGGTCTCGCTCGATCCGTTCTCGGTCGAGACCATCGCCGACATTCCCGGCCAGACCAGCATCAACCGCGTGAACGACGCCGCCGCCGACCCCGAGGGCCGTCTGTGGCTGGGCACGATGCCGTTCTCCTGCGACGTGCCGACCGGCGGATTCTGGCGCTTCGACGGCGAAGTCAGCCGTGCCGACGCGACGCCCTATACCATCCCCAACGGCCCGGCGATCGACCCGGCGGGATGCTTCCTGCTGCACACCGACAGCGCGATGGGCGTGATCTTCCGCTATGCGCTGGAAGACGGCCAGTTGGGCGAACGTCAGCCCTTCATCGCGTTCGAGGACGGCTGGGGCTCGCCCGATGGCATGACCTTCGATGCCGAGGGCCATTTGTGGGTCGCATGCTGGGGCGCTTCCTGCCTCACCCGCTTCTCGCCCGAAGGTGTGCCCGTCCGCCGCATCGAGCTGCCCGCAAGCCAGATCAGCAA includes these proteins:
- a CDS encoding SMP-30/gluconolactonase/LRE family protein; translated protein: MVKVIARDRADVLGEGLFWDARAGKLLWTDILGKRVNRLAPETGEVESWEMPDVTGWIIGAETGGYVAGIGRSIARVSLDPFSVETIADIPGQTSINRVNDAAADPEGRLWLGTMPFSCDVPTGGFWRFDGEVSRADATPYTIPNGPAIDPAGCFLLHTDSAMGVIFRYALEDGQLGERQPFIAFEDGWGSPDGMTFDAEGHLWVACWGASCLTRFSPEGVPVRRIELPASQISNCVFGGADLDRMFVTSSANGVDEKHGGALFEIDPGVCGVPAFLYRG